GCGGCTCCTGTACAGGGAATCCAAGAGGAAACCATGTGTCCCATCTGCCTGGAGTATCTAACGGACCCCGAGACCATGGACTGTGGGCATAACTTCTGCCAGGGCTGCATCAGTAACTACTGTGACAAATGGGGAGAATATGGCCCCTTGGAGTGTCCCGTCTGCAGAGACCCGATCCGGAAAGGGAGCCTCCGGCCCAACTGGCAGCTGGGGAATATAGTAGAGAAAATTAGACAACTGGAATTAAATCCTAGCAAAGAGAATCTGTGTGAGACACACCAGGAGAAACTCAACCTGTTCTGCGAGGAGGACGGGGAAGCCGTGTGTGTGGCTTGTTGGAGATCCCCCCAGCATAGATCTCACAGAGTGCTGCTCGTGGAGGAGGCTGCTCAGAAATACAAGGTAGGAAACACTCTGACGTCGGTTAATTCAATCCTTCCCTTTTCAGACTAAATTGATCTTTTCCCCCATAGACGCCAACTTACACAGATGCTGGGGGTGGGTTCGACCCCCGCTCCGtcccaggccccatccccactctgcctcttcccaccccatccccctgcctcttccttcctCTACTGCTCTccatccccccagtgcctcctgcacaccactgaacagctgattgcagcgggtgggaggcattgggagggagggggagttggGGCCACCGGCAGGTGAGAGGCTctatggggaagggggaggcgctgatctgctgagcacccacaattttttttccccatgggtgccccagccccagagcacccacggagtcggcgacTCGGCGCCTATGTTTTCCCCCCGGGGGAGCTGAAGTTTCACTGAGCCTCTTTCAGAGCAACAGGTTCTCCCAGTTTCCTGGATTTCCTCTCCCAGAAGCCGGCTCCATCAATAGTCCTGCCTTACAGAGCTACTCCCTCTGGGCTGCCACTGATGCTGCTCTAGCATTGTGCTGAGGTGTCCAGAGGAGGCGCTGTCTCCCTTAAAGGGAATTAACAATGATGGCTGCACGGTTTTCGTCAGGCCAGAAACGGAGCGGATgagcctgctgcagcccagatGCAGCCAAAAAGGAGGTTCAGACTGAAGAGAAAGAGACGGCAGTTCTGCTGCCGGGGACATGTGAATAATGGTGGGTTGGTAGCACCGCTACAGTTAAGGTTGAAACTGGTTTATTGTTTGAAAGCCAAGTTTTCGAACTGCTCAGAAATCCTCGCTCTTACTCCAATTGTCTTGAaaattcccctccctcctgggacTCCAGGTTAGGGTTAGTGGGCCACATCTGAAGTGGCTTGAGCCAGGTATTCCTGAGATGAGCTTTGTTATCGATGTGACGTCCTGGAAAACACAAATCCAGCGGGGAAATAACCCtgggaaaagagaaaaatcaaaagtcacttttctttgtttttcgTTAGGATCAAATTCAGCTCCATTTGCAGAGCTTGATGAAAGAGAGAGATGAGGTCCCGGCAGTTAAACTGAGCGAGGAAAAGAGACTCCGGGAACTGCTGGTAGGTGCCTTTGTTAATCGCTAGCAGATATTCCCAGGGGCGTTGTCAGTGTTCTTCTCGCTCTGAGTGATGGGAAAGCGACAATGGGTAACTTTCCCCTTTCCGCGGTGATTAGTTAGTCCTCTGTGTCAAGTAAACTCTGTTCTGGTTTAATGGAGATGAGGCAGTTAAATGGTGAAGGCGGGAGACTGTTTATTTATGAAGACCGATCCTTTCTAGGGATAATTTGAACATAGACAAGGATAATAGTCAAGGTGACACTTCCTTTCAGGCAGCATGTGCACCTCTGGTGAGCATCCCTGACCCTCCAGCTAGGGATCTACTGTGAAACGGCCCATGACTCTCCACGTATTCCCAACTTCCCTTTTTCCTGCGTGTCCCTTACAGGAGAAAATGGAAGctgagaggcagaagattgtATCTGTATTCAAGCAGCTGCGCCAGTTTCTGGAGGAccaagagcgactcctgctggcccaaTTGGAAAAGTTGGACAAGGAGATTAGGAAGAGCCAGGATGAAAACACCACCAGAGTGTCCAAGGAGATACCCTGTCTCAGCGAGCGGATCGGCGAGATGGAGGGGATGTGCCGGCAGCCGGCCAGCaaattcctgcaggtgagactgACTTAGAGATCCCCCAGATCCCTGCACGGGTGTCACGGCAACGAAGTCCAGGAGTCAGTAACTCAGTCGGTGTATTGCTGGAATGGGAATTATGATTGTCCTTTGGAGAGTTACAGGCTCCTAGATGTTCGAGATGGAAATGCCCCCTTCGCTCAGACACTCCATGGccctggggccagagcagggttGCTCCCACCAACTCACTTTCTTTGGTTTTGTGCAGCCAAGGTGCAAAATTCCCAGGGGTTGCGGCTTCCACCGTTTCCCCTTGGGAGATGATTCTCTAGCCAGATACGTCTAGAGTCAAGAAGATCGCCCTGATATTCAGCCACAACTTTCCCTTTCGTAGTGTCTTCCCCTTGCTCATCATTCTGTCCACACGGGTCACACTTGGCAATTCCTGCCCCTCCTTGGGCTCTGGATTCTGCAGGGCAGCAGGCTGGAATATTTGAGCGCTCTGGGCTGTGTCTGCGGGAATGTGCAGCATAGGCCCTGACTCTTACTTTTtccagggggtgctcaacccctgctctgcccgaGGCTGCGCCCTCGCTCTGcctgctccaacccctcccccaagatCCCCCACTCGCTGCTCTCCACCTTCCcccagccaccaaacagctgattggcagcactgctgaacagctgtggctggtgggtgttgagcacccactattttttttcctgtgggtgcttgagctccggagcacccacagagtcggcgcctaagACATGCAGGActagggaggtgggggaacaACGTTATTGAGGCTATGGGTGGgatgagggtgggaggaggagataCTGTTTCTCTTCCTTGAGGGAATGACCTGTGCGTTATAAACAGCAGGGTTCTCTGGTCTGGTCACAAACTCTCCACGCTCGTTCACGACCGTGAGAGGAGCACAAAGAATTAGAGAGTTTTTCAATATgggcatgagagagagaaagggccCTTCCCATGACAACTCTCCTGCACATTTCCACTCACAATACCATCTCTGTGGCTTTCGTTTTCCACAAATAATAGCAAAAACCGACTTGGGCATAGGAGTTGATCATTTCCCCGGGGGCGCTCGACCCCTGGTCCGccctaggccccacccccaccccgccccatctctttctgccccattccaccccctgccctaagcGCTCTGTCCTCTTGCCCCTCCTCCCTGTGCCTTGTGCacaccgctgaacagctgatgcACAGAAGGAGGGAGgcgctgggtgggagggggaggagttgatcggcagggccgcccagggacgggaggcgctgggaggggagggggaggagttgattggcaggGCCCCCCGGGgacgggaggtgctggggggaagggggaggagttgatcggcaGGGCCCCCCGGG
The Mauremys reevesii isolate NIE-2019 linkage group 15, ASM1616193v1, whole genome shotgun sequence DNA segment above includes these coding regions:
- the LOC120382889 gene encoding tripartite motif-containing protein 10-like, which encodes MASAAPVQGIQEETMCPICLEYLTDPETMDCGHNFCQGCISNYCDKWGEYGPLECPVCRDPIRKGSLRPNWQLGNIVEKIRQLELNPSKENLCETHQEKLNLFCEEDGEAVCVACWRSPQHRSHRVLLVEEAAQKYKDQIQLHLQSLMKERDEVPAVKLSEEKRLRELLEKMEAERQKIVSVFKQLRQFLEDQERLLLAQLEKLDKEIRKSQDENTTRVSKEIPCLSERIGEMEGMCRQPASKFLQDIRSTLSRCEKGKFQQPVEMSSELEKRLGELSQNNSALTETLKKFKDTLPSELEKRRREALGLHRRVNVTLDPDTAHPELIVSEDWKSARWGFTEEDLPDNPERFDILPCVLGCEGLTSGRHCWEVEIGGGRFWAVGVARESVRRKGWISRNPEVGIWAVERCGDQYQALTSPETCLPLSQAPTRIRVCLDCERGQVTFFDAENQGPIFTFPPAFFTGEKIRPWLQVGRSRFRLWP